A segment of the Microbacterium luteolum genome:
CTGCTCAGCGCCGAGGGCGGGATCCCGCTGCAGAACATGCGCAAGGGAACGCTCGACCCGCGCGACTGGACCACCGTCGCCGCGACCCGAGGTCGCATCAACGACGCGCCCCTCTACATCGACGACAGCCCCAACATGACGCTCGTCGAGATCCGTGCCAAGTGCCGTCGACTCAAGCAGCGCGAGGGTCTGCGCATGGTCATCATCGACTATCTGCAGCTCATGACGTCGGGCAAGCGCGTCGAGTCGCGTCAGCAGGAGGTCTCCGAGTTCTCGCGAAGCCTCAAGCTCATCGCCAAGGAGCTGCAGGTCCCCGTCATCGCCCTGTCGCAACTGAACCGTGGTCCCGAGCAGCGGCAGGACAAGAAGCCCGCGATCAGTGACCTGCGTGAGTCCGGCTCGATCGAGCAGGATGCCGACATGGTCATCCTGCTCCACCGCGATTCCGTCTACGACAAGGACGTGCGTCCGGGCGAGGCAGACCTCATCGTCGCCAAGCACCGTAACGGCCCGACCGCCACGATCACGGTCGCGTTCCAGGGTCACTACTCGCGCTTCAAGGACATGGCCCCGGGCGGCGACTTCAACTGAGTCGTAGGTTCCGGGTCAACACGACAGAGTCGGCGGCGACCTAGGGCGCCGCGGAGAGAACTTCGGCCAGCACTCGCTGCTGAGTTCTCCCGGGATCCGGGCTGGACTGGTCCGACATGGTCACAAGCGCTTTCCAGAGGGCCCATCCTCGCGCGCGTTGCCAGGTCGCATCATCGAGGCCTATCGACTCGCGAAACGCTGCGCGCGCCTCGCCATCGAAGTAGGTCCACGCGATGACGAGATCACATGCGGGATCGCCGCTCCCGCATGTGCCGAGATCGATGACTGCCGAGAGTCGCCCTTCCTCGGTGAGGAGGTTGCCGGTGGCGACGTCTCCGTGAAACCAGACAGGCTCGGACTCCCAGGCAGACGTCGTCGCGGCGAGCCAGATCTCTCGGCACCGCTCCGCATCGACGTCGTCTCCCAGGCGTTCGAGGGCGATCTGCACCTGATCGCTGTACACGCTCGGGTGACAGCCGCGGTAGAAGGAGTGTCGTCCTGCTGCGGTGCCCGCCCCTGTCGGGAGGGATCTCAGTGCGCGCAGCACGGATCCCAGATCGACGGCAAAAGAGACCCGGTCGATCAGCGAATTCTCGTCCAGCGTGTCACCGGGCAGCCATCGACGCACGGACCACGGAAGCGGGTAGTCCTGGCTCGGCGCTCCAACTGCCACGACACCGGGGACGAGAACCGGGAGCTTCCCGTCGAGGAACTCGAGCGCGCGCTTCTCCTTCTCGACAGCCGCGGCATAGGCCTCGCCACTGGGCAGCCGCACGGAAAGGTCATCTCCCAGGCGAAACGTCCGGTTGTCCCACCCCTGTTGCGGAACCGCGCGAATGCGCAGTGTGCTCCAGTGCGGAAACTGCTCCGATATGAGCTGGGCCACCAGGGCCTCGTCGATATCGATCATCTTTCCTCCCCGCTTCAGCACGCCCTATTCGCTGCCCGGTGCCTTCGCTGCCGGCTTCTCCGCGTGTCGTGGACTGTTCGGGTTCATCAGGGAGTGCCTGCGGCCGTAGACGAAGTAGATGATGAGGCCGATGATGAGCCAGCCGCCGAAGCGGAGCCAGGTCTCCCAGTGCAGCTGGAGCATCAGGAAGCCGGAGGCGAGCATGCCGAAGGCGGGAACCAGCGGCATGAGCGGGAGCCGGAAGGTGCGGGGAGCATCCGGGCGCTTGTATCGGAAGATGATGACCGACAAGCAGACCACGACGAACGCGGCCAGGATGCCGATGTTGGTGAGGTCCGCGACGGCCTTGATCGGGAACACGCCCGCGAGGAGTGCCGAGGCGACGCCGGCGATCCAGGTGACGCGCTGTGGGGTGCCATTTCGGTCGGTCTTGGCGAACCACCCCGGGAGGAGCCCATCGCGACTCATCGAGAACCACACGCGGGTGACGCCGAGGAGGAAGGTGAGCATCACGGTGAGGATGGACAGGACGGCGAAGACGGAGATGATGGTGGCGATCACGGGCAGCCCGACGCTCGTGAACGCGGACGCGAACCCGGCCGTGGGGTCGATCTCCTTCCAGTTCTGCATGCCCGTCAGCACGAGCGTGGCGGCGACGTAGAGCAGCATCGCGATGATCAGCGAGAGGATGATGGCCTTCGGCATGTGCTTCTTGCCGTCCTTCGCCTCCTCAGCGGCGGTGCTCATGGCGTCGTAGCCGAACACGGCGAAGAACACGGTCGCGGCGCCGGCGAGCACGGGACCGAAGCCGCTGGGCATGAACGGGTTGTAGTTGTTCGCATCGATGTAGAAGACGCCCAGGCCGATGATGAACAGGATCAGGAGCACTTTGATCGCGACTGCGACGAGCTCGAAGCGCCCGAAGGCCTTGGTTCCGCGGGCGAGGATCCACGTCACGAGCAGGCAGACAGCGATGGCGGGAATGTTGACGATTCCGCCCTTGCCCTCGTCGGCCGTGGAGGTCATCCACGTCGGCATGTGGATGCCCACCCCGGAAAGGAAGGCGTCGAAGTAGCCGGAGATGCCGATGGCGACGACGGCAACGATGGCGATGTATTCGAGCAGCAAGTCCCACCCGATGAACCAGCCGATGACCTCGCCAAGGGCGACGTAGCCGTACGTGTATGCGGACCCTGCCCTGGGGATCATGCCGGCGAACTCGGCATAGGAGAGAGCGGCAGCCGCCGACGCGAGCCCGGCGATCAGGAAGGAGATGAGCACGGCGGGTCCCGCTCCCGGGGTTCCTTGGCTCCCTGCCGCCACCAACCCGGCGAGGGAGAAGATGCCGACGCCGATGATGCCGCCGACGCCGATCGCCGTGAGCTGCCACAGACCCAGCGACTTGAAGAGCCCGCTGTTCTTACTCTCGGCCTCCATGTCGTCGATGGGCTTGCGCCGCATGATCGACTGGGATGGATCTTTTGCACTCATCAGATGCTCCTCAGTTGGTGCCGCGACCATCACTGCCCTGTGACGGTCAGCCCAGTATGTACCTGGAGACGCCCCGCGAAAGGTGACTGATCCTGAACGCTACTGTTTAGGCTCACGGCAGCGCGATGCCGGTGTACTCAGCGAGCGGGATCCCCGCGAGGCTCGGGGCTGAGGCGTCGTAGAGTCGTCTGACGGCAGCAGGGCGGGAGGGACCGAGAGGGAGCGAATGTGCACGGCGTGGTTCTCGCGGGCGTGATCCGGTCGCGCACGGTGGTGCTCACCGGCGCCCGTGCCCCGGCGACTCTCGACCTCGCACGGCGGTTCGCCGAGGCCGACTGGCGTGTGATCGTCGCCGACAGCGAACCCAACCTGACGGCGAATTCGCGGGCAGTGCAGCGCGCCTATCGGGTGCCGTCTGCGCGGTTCCGTCCGGTCGAGTTCGCGCGGGCGATCGCCGGTATCGCGCGACGCCACCGGGCCGATCTCATCGTCCCCACCTGCGAGGAGACTTACTGGCTCAGCGCCGTGCTCACGGCGGATGATGTCGCGGAACCGCCAGGACAGACGATTGACGATCGCTGCGTGAAGAGCGATCTCGCCCTGCTCCGCGCCCGGCTGTTCGCCTCGGAGTCGGATCTGCTCGCGCGCCTGCATCACAAGGGACGATTCGTCGCACTGCTCGACGAACTCGGCTTGCCGCACCCGCGCACGGAGGTCGTCTCGTCGGCGATCGAGTGGCGACGCCGACGCCTGGCCCGCGCCGGGTGGCTTTCGGGGGCGAGGGTCGTGAAGCCGGCGCTGTCGCGCTTCGGCAGCCGCACCATGATGGTGCCCGCGGGGGAGCCGCTTCCCGACGTGGGTCGGATCACGGCTGATCAGCCCTGGATCATCCAGGAGCGGGTGGCCGGTCGGGAGCTGTGCACCTACGCGGTCGCGGTCGCAGGACGGCTCACGGCTTTCGTCCTCTACGCGCCCGTCTGGCGAGCCGGTCGTGGAGCCGGGGTGGCGTTCGAACGCATCGAGGAGAGCGACCGGGTCCATGTCGCCGCACGATCTCTGGCCGCGAGCCTCGCGGCCGGCCTGAGCTTCTCCGGTCAGTTCGGCCTCGATCTGATGGAGACCGACTCGGGGCTCACCATCCTCGAATGCAATCCTCGAGCGACCAGCGGCATCCACCTCTTCGCTCCTGGCGATCGGCTCGCCGATGCGTTCGCGCCGGCTCTCTCCGCCGACACCGACGGCTCGGGCGAGGCCCTCGAGCTCGTCACGGCATCCCGCACGGTGGTGCGCCTCGGAGTGCCGCATCTCCTGTACGGGCCCGGGGGCATGCGGTCGGTGAGTGACGCCGGTCGCTTCGTTCGTCAGTTGCGGGCGCCTGATGTGCTCCGGGAACCCGGCGACCGCGTGGCGTTGGGGACACTCGCGCGATCCGTTCTGGTGCAGCTTCGCACCGCGGGGGCCGCTCGCGTGTCGACTCTCGCCGCCTCCACGCATGACATCGAGTGGAACGGGGAGCCGGTCCGGTTGCCCTCCCGAGCGGTACAGCACGGCGGGGCCGATGCGTTCGCGGCCGCCGTCACCCGTGCGGGCGGTACCCGCGACGTCGCATCCAACGTCGACGT
Coding sequences within it:
- a CDS encoding ATP-grasp domain-containing protein translates to MVLAGVIRSRTVVLTGARAPATLDLARRFAEADWRVIVADSEPNLTANSRAVQRAYRVPSARFRPVEFARAIAGIARRHRADLIVPTCEETYWLSAVLTADDVAEPPGQTIDDRCVKSDLALLRARLFASESDLLARLHHKGRFVALLDELGLPHPRTEVVSSAIEWRRRRLARAGWLSGARVVKPALSRFGSRTMMVPAGEPLPDVGRITADQPWIIQERVAGRELCTYAVAVAGRLTAFVLYAPVWRAGRGAGVAFERIEESDRVHVAARSLAASLAAGLSFSGQFGLDLMETDSGLTILECNPRATSGIHLFAPGDRLADAFAPALSADTDGSGEALELVTASRTVVRLGVPHLLYGPGGMRSVSDAGRFVRQLRAPDVLREPGDRVALGTLARSVLVQLRTAGAARVSTLAASTHDIEWNGEPVRLPSRAVQHGGADAFAAAVTRAGGTRDVASNVDVTLSVVAVGGERLPLTTPSSRTPRPGVQSEETDPQSYVVSPVTHYLHYAREEVGELRSRVARLAAEGLLHVLGMAFAVSHIDDVAFVGNSLISTNLHPQLDEAEVAGLTEALQRSHPHLAIGWRSVHGRGNLLPETLRRCGYRLIPARSVLFTETRGTGWARVRDTVRDRAVYEGSAYRARPAPLDPVTGMSPLVMRERIAQLYTQLYVDKYSRLNPRYTAAFIGVAQQSGLLEFVLLEHEGDARIDGVFGFRVANGFLAAPVLGYDTRLPQELGLYRMLSYLVARTANENGVQLHNSSGVAAFKRNRGAEPEFEYTAVYTHHLPWRHRAGWRLLETVVRAVAVPMVRREGL
- a CDS encoding aminoglycoside phosphotransferase family protein, with protein sequence MIDIDEALVAQLISEQFPHWSTLRIRAVPQQGWDNRTFRLGDDLSVRLPSGEAYAAAVEKEKRALEFLDGKLPVLVPGVVAVGAPSQDYPLPWSVRRWLPGDTLDENSLIDRVSFAVDLGSVLRALRSLPTGAGTAAGRHSFYRGCHPSVYSDQVQIALERLGDDVDAERCREIWLAATTSAWESEPVWFHGDVATGNLLTEEGRLSAVIDLGTCGSGDPACDLVIAWTYFDGEARAAFRESIGLDDATWQRARGWALWKALVTMSDQSSPDPGRTQQRVLAEVLSAAP
- a CDS encoding amino acid permease, with amino-acid sequence MSAKDPSQSIMRRKPIDDMEAESKNSGLFKSLGLWQLTAIGVGGIIGVGIFSLAGLVAAGSQGTPGAGPAVLISFLIAGLASAAAALSYAEFAGMIPRAGSAYTYGYVALGEVIGWFIGWDLLLEYIAIVAVVAIGISGYFDAFLSGVGIHMPTWMTSTADEGKGGIVNIPAIAVCLLVTWILARGTKAFGRFELVAVAIKVLLILFIIGLGVFYIDANNYNPFMPSGFGPVLAGAATVFFAVFGYDAMSTAAEEAKDGKKHMPKAIILSLIIAMLLYVAATLVLTGMQNWKEIDPTAGFASAFTSVGLPVIATIISVFAVLSILTVMLTFLLGVTRVWFSMSRDGLLPGWFAKTDRNGTPQRVTWIAGVASALLAGVFPIKAVADLTNIGILAAFVVVCLSVIIFRYKRPDAPRTFRLPLMPLVPAFGMLASGFLMLQLHWETWLRFGGWLIIGLIIYFVYGRRHSLMNPNSPRHAEKPAAKAPGSE